AGCTTAAGATACGATGCATCTTTATCGGCAGTCGAATAAACCGCAACGGCCTCTTTGCCCATTTCCTTAATCGTTCGGATGGCGCGTAGAGCGATTTCGCCCCGATTAGCGACTAAAATACGTTTAATTTCCGCCATAATTAAAGCTTCTCAACCGCAAAAAGTGGCATATCATACTCGACAGCCTGAGAGTCAGAGACAAGAACGCTAAGGATCTTACAATCAAATTCAGCCTCAAGTTCGTTCATGATTTTCATCGCTTCCAATACTGCGATCACCTGCCCTTTTTTAACGCGATCACCCACTTTGACAAACGGAGCCGAATCCGGTGACGGAGCAGCATAAAATGTCCCCACCATCGGAGACAGGATCATATCACCTGAAGGAACCACAGCCGCAGCTGCCGAAGTTTCAGCTGATGCCGTAACCGCAACCGGAGCCGCTACTGATGCTACAGGTGCAGCGACCATTACAGGTGCAGCAACTGCACCGATATTTTTTTCAAGTTCAATCGAAAAAGCATCTTGAGTTATTTTTAATTTTGAAAGAGTACTTGCATCAAACTCTTGCAAAAGAGCTTTAATTTGTTTCATATCCATCGGAAAATGCTCCTAAAAGTAGGGTAATAGATGTGTTATACTACCACAAATAAAATTAACAACGGATATGAAGATGGGTCTCAAAAGTGATGGATGGATACGGGAAAAGGCATTAAATGAGGGAATGATCTCCCCATTTTGTGAAGATCAAGTGGGTGTGGGCGTCGTCAGTTACGGACTTAGTTCTTATGGATATGATATCCGTGTGACGAACGAATTTAAGATTTTTACCAATCTAAACTCCACAGTCGTTGATCCGAAACACTTTGATGACATGAATGTCGTCGATTTTGTCGGTGATGTCTGTATTGTCCCGCCGAACTCCTTTGCATTAGCCCGGACGGTAGAGTATTTCAAAATTCCCCGCGATGTTTTAGCCATCTGTTTGGGCAAATCTACCTATGCACGTTGCGGTATTATCGTCAATGTCACCCCTTTTGAACCCGAGTTTGAAGGACACATTACCATCGAGATTTCAAATACGACTCCGCTCCCGGCAAAAATTTATGCCAACGAAGGGATTGCGCAAGTACTCTTTTTACAAGGTGATGAGATGTGCGAAACCAGCTATAAAGATAAAAGCGGCAAGTATCAAGGACAAGAAGGGATCACGCTTCCACGGATTTTAAATTAACTAGTGGTACAATTCCGGCAAAATTCCACGCAAGGACACCTCAATGTTGCACGAATACCGCGATGTTATCACCCATATGAAACAAAATGATGCGGCAAATGCCCACTTTTTGAAAATTTTTGATCGTCACAATGATCTCGACACCCAAATTGCCAAAGGTGAAAGCGGAGAGCTTCCGATGACGGATCTTGAGCTTGAAAAACTCAAAAAAGAAAAATTGTTACTCAAAGACGAAGCATATGCAATGATCATCGAGTACAAAAAAGAACACAACCTCTAATTTTTCCTTAATCCCCCCCTGGGGGGCTCCCTTCCTCACTTTTTTCAACTGAATTGATTTACTTTTTAGCTTTAAGTGGATACGATTTATGTTTTCCTCGACACTATTCAAGGGGTACTCTATGATAACGTCTTACGCTGCTCTGTCCGAATTTGGACGATCTTTGTTAAAACGCCCGACTCTGAGTGAAGGGCTTCCGATGATCTCAGAATATGCGAAACAAGTCAGCGGAGCGCAGCGATGCTCTATCTTCATTTATAATCCCAATATGCAAATGCTTTGGACGACATTGGCCGATGAGACAGAAAAAATCATGGTACATAAAGACGACGGGATTGTCGGGCATACACTCAAAGAGGCTAAACCGATTCTAGTCAATAATCCGTATGAAGATCCACGATTTTTACACACGATTGACAATAAAACCGGTTTTGTGACCGAAAATATCGCATCAATACCTATTTTTAATTCCGCCCGCCGTATTATAGGAGTATTTCAACTGCTGAATAAACCCGGCGGATTTTCAAATGATGATGTCAAATTTATGATCTTTTTTGCCCACTACATCAGCGGCTACCTCGAACTTGCGATGCTGTTTGATGATGATGCCAAATTACTTGCCAAGGAGACTGAATGAGTCTAGAAATCTATAAACGAATTGCCGATTTTGGAAAACGTCTCTCGGGACTGGATCGCATCGAAGATGCATTGCCGACTATTTCGGAAGAAGCCAAAGCGATCGTGAGTGCCGAACGGTGCTCGATCTTTATTGTCGACCTGCCCGGCAACATGCTTTGGACAAAATTGAGCGACGGAATAGGGAGAATCGCTATTGGGCTTGATTCAGGAATTGTCGGAGAAACGGTTCGTACCAAAACCGTTAAATTGGTCAATAACCCGTATGAAAACGCCCACTTTTTACCAAAGATTGATGAAAAAAGCGGCTTTGTAACCCGAAATATACTGGCCGTACCTATCTTCAACTCCCGTCAAGACGTAATCGGTGTCATCCAGCTGCTCAACAAATACAACGGAGATTTCACCGACAAAGACGAAGGGATCATGAGCTTTTTCGCCAACTATGTCAGCGGAACATTGGAACTTGCTCTACTTATGGAGAAAAAATAAGGCTAAAGTAGTTCTCTGTTCATCCAATGGCTCAATACGTATAATCCCCATACGTGTTGCTTGAAGCGGCCACGGCGGGCCAAATCGAGATACTCTTCTATCACTTCGGGATAAAATAATCCCGTTTTATCATTCACTTCCCGTATCAGGTCCAAACGCCCTGAAGCAATCAACCATTCCATATAGGGGTTCGCAAACCCTTTTTTCTTCCGATCGATAATTTCATCGCTGAGATAGTTTCGGGCAACCTGTTTTAAAAGGGTTTTAGTCTCACCTTCACCGATACGCAGATTCGGGGCAATCGATAAAACCGTTTCGGCCAGCCGATGATCCAAAAATGGGGTGCGTGCTTCAAGAGTATGCGCCATCGAAACCCGATCAAGTTTTGCCAAGAAATGTTCACCCACAAAGAGTTTCAGATCGATCATACTGTACCACATGCTCGGATCACTGTGGGAAGATTGTTCAAATTCTTGTCGATAAGCGTTCAAAAATCGGAGTGATTCGTTGTCCCGAATATTTTGACGAAAAAGTTTGTTTTGCTGCAAATCGGTAAACTTTTCTCCCGAAGTACGAAACAAAAGCGTATCATCAAAAACCCGTTTGTACCACTCCCACTCGCGATTCATCGAAAAGTGGGAATGAAAGTATTTTTTGAGCCAGTTTTTATGGTGTAAAGAGGCCGCTTTTTCGATATCGAGGTACTCAAAATATTGCCGGTATCCCAAGAACAGCTCATCACTTCCCTCACCGCTCAATACGACTTTATATCCATCCATACCGATTTTTTTCATAAGCAAATAGAGCGGTAAAGCCGCAGGATCGTTCAACGGCTCATCCATATGGGTCAGCAGATCGTCCAGATGTTCGTTGAAATCATCCTGTGAAATAATCACTTCCGTATGTTCCAGTCCTAAATAATCAGCCGTAACGGCAGCGTTTGCCCTCTCATCATACGCACCGTACTCATTGTACCCCAACGTATATACAGGAAGTTTTTTCCCCTGACGTGCCGCCATGGCACAGATCATTGCACTGTCCAGGCCACCTGAGAGCAATGCCGCTGTCGGAGCCTCCGTGTCAAGGCGAAAGGCAACCGAGCGATGAAGCTCTTCCTCTATCCGACGCAACGCTTCATCTTTATCCGTAATTACGGAACAAGGGGTCTGCAGAACATCGTAATAACGGTGTTTGGATAGTTTGTTTTTTTCAAAACAGAGCCATTCCCCGCTCTGCACTTTTTCGATACCTTTATAAAATGTATGCGGCGGAGTCGGAGCCAAAAAAGAAAGATACGAATGGAGTGCCTCCTTATTCATATCCACTGAGGCTAAAAAAGGTTTGAGAGCTTTAATCTCCGAAGCAAATACGAAGACTTCCTTTCCCTGATGATAAAAAAGCGGTTTTTTCCCGAAACGGTCTCGGACAAGATAGAGCTTTTCTTCGTCCAACAGCGCAAAAGCAAACATCCCTTCCAAATGATTCACACACTCGATTCCCCACGCCTCATAGGCGGCCAATATGACTTCGGTATCACTCGCGCTCTCCCACTCGCTCAGCTTCAAACGTTTGCGAAGTTCCCTATGATTATAGATCTCTCCGTTAAAGCTGATCACACTCCGACCTCTGCTCATCGGCTGATGAGACCTAGGGTGCGGATCGGTGATAGAGAGACGCTGATGGGCCAAAAATACACCATCGCGTTCTATGATTCCGCAATGATCCCGACCCCTGTGAAGCAACGTCTTTAACGCTTCACGTGCTTTATGTGGCGAATACTCACCGATAATTCCGAATACACCGCACACGTGAAACCTTTTTTTTCGCAATTATACGCTATCATAACTCAACCATAAGTACGCGTGAGTGAGCCCAATTGATGATACCGCTTTCTATATCTCAGAAACAAGTAGTTATGAACTTTTTCGCAGATGATATTAAAATCGTAAAAAAATATTTTAACTCCATCGGTTTTGATTTTGACGAAGAGTTCAGATTTGATGTTTTTAAAGAATTTATCTACTCTGCGGCCGGTATGTTCAAAGATTTGGACACGACCATCTACAATCAAGAACTTGTTACCAAATTCAATACCATCCGCTTTCTCAGCGAACGCTACAGTGATTTTGAGCAGCGTACCAACTATGCTCAAAGAGTCTATACGAAAGACTTCTTGCTCGCACAGGAGGGATATGTTGCCGAAAAACATCAATTTGAACTTCTCAAATCTGAACTTCAAATGCTGATTACAAAAGAACAGAGCCTTACTTCAAGACGAGAAACGATGGAACGTCAGTTTATTGACGAACCTAATCTTATTTCCGATAAAACGGCATTTGAACATGAACTCAAAAAAGTTCGCCGTGAACAAGTAGATACGATCCATATGATCGGAAATCATAAACACGAACTGGATGAACGGTTCATTACCCTTAAAACATTTGAAGATCAGCATCGGGAAGAGTTTCTCAAATACTTCAATGAAATCAAGGATAAACTCACGTATCAATTTACCGAAGCAC
This genomic stretch from Sulfuricurvum sp. harbors:
- the dcd gene encoding dCTP deaminase, with protein sequence MGLKSDGWIREKALNEGMISPFCEDQVGVGVVSYGLSSYGYDIRVTNEFKIFTNLNSTVVDPKHFDDMNVVDFVGDVCIVPPNSFALARTVEYFKIPRDVLAICLGKSTYARCGIIVNVTPFEPEFEGHITIEISNTTPLPAKIYANEGIAQVLFLQGDEMCETSYKDKSGKYQGQEGITLPRILN
- the asnB gene encoding asparagine synthase (glutamine-hydrolyzing), with protein sequence MCGVFGIIGEYSPHKAREALKTLLHRGRDHCGIIERDGVFLAHQRLSITDPHPRSHQPMSRGRSVISFNGEIYNHRELRKRLKLSEWESASDTEVILAAYEAWGIECVNHLEGMFAFALLDEEKLYLVRDRFGKKPLFYHQGKEVFVFASEIKALKPFLASVDMNKEALHSYLSFLAPTPPHTFYKGIEKVQSGEWLCFEKNKLSKHRYYDVLQTPCSVITDKDEALRRIEEELHRSVAFRLDTEAPTAALLSGGLDSAMICAMAARQGKKLPVYTLGYNEYGAYDERANAAVTADYLGLEHTEVIISQDDFNEHLDDLLTHMDEPLNDPAALPLYLLMKKIGMDGYKVVLSGEGSDELFLGYRQYFEYLDIEKAASLHHKNWLKKYFHSHFSMNREWEWYKRVFDDTLLFRTSGEKFTDLQQNKLFRQNIRDNESLRFLNAYRQEFEQSSHSDPSMWYSMIDLKLFVGEHFLAKLDRVSMAHTLEARTPFLDHRLAETVLSIAPNLRIGEGETKTLLKQVARNYLSDEIIDRKKKGFANPYMEWLIASGRLDLIREVNDKTGLFYPEVIEEYLDLARRGRFKQHVWGLYVLSHWMNRELL
- a CDS encoding GAF domain-containing protein produces the protein MITSYAALSEFGRSLLKRPTLSEGLPMISEYAKQVSGAQRCSIFIYNPNMQMLWTTLADETEKIMVHKDDGIVGHTLKEAKPILVNNPYEDPRFLHTIDNKTGFVTENIASIPIFNSARRIIGVFQLLNKPGGFSNDDVKFMIFFAHYISGYLELAMLFDDDAKLLAKETE
- a CDS encoding DUF465 domain-containing protein, whose protein sequence is MLHEYRDVITHMKQNDAANAHFLKIFDRHNDLDTQIAKGESGELPMTDLELEKLKKEKLLLKDEAYAMIIEYKKEHNL
- the accB gene encoding acetyl-CoA carboxylase biotin carboxyl carrier protein, giving the protein MDMKQIKALLQEFDASTLSKLKITQDAFSIELEKNIGAVAAPVMVAAPVASVAAPVAVTASAETSAAAAVVPSGDMILSPMVGTFYAAPSPDSAPFVKVGDRVKKGQVIAVLEAMKIMNELEAEFDCKILSVLVSDSQAVEYDMPLFAVEKL
- a CDS encoding GAF domain-containing protein, with the protein product MSLEIYKRIADFGKRLSGLDRIEDALPTISEEAKAIVSAERCSIFIVDLPGNMLWTKLSDGIGRIAIGLDSGIVGETVRTKTVKLVNNPYENAHFLPKIDEKSGFVTRNILAVPIFNSRQDVIGVIQLLNKYNGDFTDKDEGIMSFFANYVSGTLELALLMEKK